In one Nicotiana sylvestris chromosome 8, ASM39365v2, whole genome shotgun sequence genomic region, the following are encoded:
- the LOC104238063 gene encoding uncharacterized protein, whose amino-acid sequence MSIKLVVEVFTLNVISVYAPQVGLDKEVKRHFWEDLDEVVHGISHIEKLFIEGDFNGHIGWGDIWVYDDVHGGFGFRVRNGGGTSLLDFARAFDLVIANSSPEEGRSLGHLAEFDGHDPD is encoded by the coding sequence ATGAGCATTAAGCTAGTTGTTGAGGTTTTTACTTTAAACGTGATTAGTGTGTACGCACCTCAAGTAGGTTTGGACAAGGAGGTCAAAAGGCATTTCTGGGAGGATTTGGATGAGGTTGTGCATGGTATTTCGCACATTGAGAAGCTTTTTATAGAAGGAGATTTCAATGGCCACATTGGGTGGGGAGACATTTGGGTCTACGATGAcgtgcatggcggctttggtttcaGAGTTAGAAACGGAGGTGGAACTTCACTACTGGATTTTGCTAGGGCTTTTGATTTGGTGATAGCTAACTCAAGTCCCGAAGAAGGAAGATCACTTGGTCACCTTGCAGAGTTCGATGGCCATGACCCAGATTGA